ACCGCCGATTTCTTGGTACATCACATTCATGCATTTACAATTCATGTGATGGTATTGATACTCTTGAAAGGTGTTCTATTTGCTCGCAGTTCTCGTTTGATACCGGATAAGGTAAATCTTGGTTTTCATTTTCCTTGTGATGGACCTGGAAGAGGGGGTACATGTCAAGTATCGGCCTGGGATCATGTCTTCTTAGGATTATTCTGGATGTACAATTCAATTTCGGTAGTAATATTCCATTTCAGTTGGAAAATACAGTCAGATGTTTGGGGTAGTGTAAGTGATCAAGGGGTAGTAACTCATATCACGGGAGGAAACTTTGCGCAGAGTTCCATTACTATTAATGGGTGGCTCCGCGATTTCTTATGGGCACAGGTATCCCAGGTAATTCAGTCTTATGGTTCTTCATTATCTGCATATGGCCTATTTTTTCCTAGGCGCTCATTTTTTCTGGGCTTTTAGTTTAATGTTTCTATTCAGCGGACGTGGTTATTGGCAAGAACTTATTGAATCCATCGTTTGGGctcataataaattaaaagttgCTCCTACTACTCAGCCGAGAGCCTTGA
Above is a window of Capsicum annuum cultivar UCD-10X-F1 unplaced genomic scaffold, UCD10Xv1.1 ctg47872, whole genome shotgun sequence DNA encoding:
- the LOC124892501 gene encoding photosystem I P700 chlorophyll a apoprotein A1-like, giving the protein MVPGATASTSLTWEGGDLVAVGGKVALLPIPLGTADFLVHHIHAFTIHVMVLILLKGVLFARSSRLIPDKVNLGFHFPCDGPGRGGTCQVSAWDHVFLGLFWMYNSISVVIFHFSWKIQSDVWGSVSDQGVVTHITGGNFAQSSITINGWLRDFLWAQVSQVIQSYGSSLSAYGLFFPRRSFFLGF